Proteins encoded in a region of the Homo sapiens chromosome 9, GRCh38.p14 Primary Assembly genome:
- the CDK20 gene encoding cyclin-dependent kinase 20 isoform 2 (isoform 2 is encoded by transcript variant 2): protein MDQYCILGRIGEGAHGIVFKAKHVETGEIVALKKVALRRLEDGFPNQALREIKALQEMEDNQYVVQLKAVFPHGGGFVLAFEFMLSDLAEVVRHAQRPLAQAQVKSYLQMLLKGVAFCHANNIVHRDLKPANLLISASGQLKIADFGLARVFSPDGSRLYTHQVATRSVGCIMGELLNGSPLFPGKNDIEQLCYVLRILGTPNPQVWPELTELPDYNKISFKEQVPMPLEEVLPDVSPQALDLLGQFLLYPPHQRIAASKALLHQYFFTAPLPAHPSELPIPQRLGGPAPKAHPGPPHIHDFHVDRPLEESLLNPELIRPFILEG, encoded by the exons ATGGACCAGTACTGCATCCTGGGCCGCATCGGGGAGGGCGCCCACGGCATCGTCTTCAAGGCCAAGCACGTGGAG ACTGGCGAGATAGTTGCCCTCAAGAAGGTGGCCCTAAGGCGGTTGGAGGACGGCTTCCCTAACCAGGCCCTGCGGGAGATTAAGGCTCTGCAGGAGATGGAGGACAATCAGTAT GTGGTACAACTGAAGGCTGTGTTCCCACACGGTGGAGGCTTTGTGCTGGCCTTTGAGTTCATGCTGTCGGATCTGGCCGAGGTGGTGCGCCATGCCCAGAGGCCACTAGCCCAGGCACAGGTCAAGAGCTACCTGCAGATGCTGCTCAAGGGTGTCGCCTTCTGCCATGCCAACAACATTGTACATCGG GACCTGAAACCTGCCAACCTGCTCATCAGCGCCTCAGGCCAGCTCAAGATAGCGGACTTTGGCCTGGCTCGAGTCTTTTCCCCAGACGGCAGCCGCCTCTACACACACCAGGTGGCCACCAG GTCTGTGGGCTGCATCATGGGGGAGCTGTTGAATGGGTCCCCCCTTTTCCCGGGCAAGAACGATATTGAACAGCTTTGCTATGTGCTTCGCATCTTGGGCACCCCAAACCCTCAAGTCTGGCCG GAGCTCACTGAGCTGCCGGACTACAACAAGATCTCCTTTAAGGAGCAGGTGCCCATGCCCCTGGAGGAGGTGCTGCCTGACGTCTCTCCCCAggcattggatctgctgggtcaatTCCTTCTCTACCCTCCTCACCAGCGCATCGCAGCTTCCAAG GCTCTCCTCCATCAGTACTTCTTCACAGCTCCCCTGCCTGCCCATCCATCTGAGCTGCCGATTCCTCAGCGTCTAGGGGGACCTGCCCCCAAGGCCCATCCAGGGCCCCCCCACATCCATGACTTCCACGTGGACCGGCCTCTTGAGGAGTCGCTGTTGAACCCAGAGCTGATTCGGCCCTTCATCCTGGAGGGGTGA
- the CDK20 gene encoding cyclin-dependent kinase 20 isoform 3 (isoform 3 is encoded by transcript variant 3) produces MDQYCILGRIGEGAHGIVFKAKHVETGEIVALKKVALRRLEDGFPNQALREIKALQEMEDNQYVVQLKAVFPHGGGFVLAFEFMLSDLAEVVRHAQRPLAQAQVKSYLQMLLKGVAFCHANNIVHRDLKPANLLISASGQLKIADFGLARVFSPDGSRLYTHQVATRWYRAPELLYGARQYDQGVDLWSVGCIMGELLNGSPLFPGKNDIEQLCYVLRILGTPNPQVWPELTELPDYNKISFKEQVPMPLEEVLPDVSPQALDLLGQFLLYPPHQRIAASKALLHQYFFTAPLPAHPSELPIPQRLGGPAPKAHPGPPHIHDFHVDRPLEESLLNPELIRPFILEG; encoded by the exons ATGGACCAGTACTGCATCCTGGGCCGCATCGGGGAGGGCGCCCACGGCATCGTCTTCAAGGCCAAGCACGTGGAG ACTGGCGAGATAGTTGCCCTCAAGAAGGTGGCCCTAAGGCGGTTGGAGGACGGCTTCCCTAACCAGGCCCTGCGGGAGATTAAGGCTCTGCAGGAGATGGAGGACAATCAGTAT GTGGTACAACTGAAGGCTGTGTTCCCACACGGTGGAGGCTTTGTGCTGGCCTTTGAGTTCATGCTGTCGGATCTGGCCGAGGTGGTGCGCCATGCCCAGAGGCCACTAGCCCAGGCACAGGTCAAGAGCTACCTGCAGATGCTGCTCAAGGGTGTCGCCTTCTGCCATGCCAACAACATTGTACATCGG GACCTGAAACCTGCCAACCTGCTCATCAGCGCCTCAGGCCAGCTCAAGATAGCGGACTTTGGCCTGGCTCGAGTCTTTTCCCCAGACGGCAGCCGCCTCTACACACACCAGGTGGCCACCAG GTGGTACCGAGCCCCCGAGCTCCTGTATGGTGCCCGCCAGTATGACCAGGGCGTCGATCTGTG GTCTGTGGGCTGCATCATGGGGGAGCTGTTGAATGGGTCCCCCCTTTTCCCGGGCAAGAACGATATTGAACAGCTTTGCTATGTGCTTCGCATCTTGGGCACCCCAAACCCTCAAGTCTGGCCG GAGCTCACTGAGCTGCCGGACTACAACAAGATCTCCTTTAAGGAGCAGGTGCCCATGCCCCTGGAGGAGGTGCTGCCTGACGTCTCTCCCCAggcattggatctgctgggtcaatTCCTTCTCTACCCTCCTCACCAGCGCATCGCAGCTTCCAAG GCTCTCCTCCATCAGTACTTCTTCACAGCTCCCCTGCCTGCCCATCCATCTGAGCTGCCGATTCCTCAGCGTCTAGGGGGACCTGCCCCCAAGGCCCATCCAGGGCCCCCCCACATCCATGACTTCCACGTGGACCGGCCTCTTGAGGAGTCGCTGTTGAACCCAGAGCTGATTCGGCCCTTCATCCTGGAGGGGTGA
- the CDK20 gene encoding cyclin-dependent kinase 20 isoform X2 — protein MDQYCILGRIGEGAHGIVFKAKHVEPRVGWQCLPSILQTGEIVALKKVALRRLEDGFPNQALREIKALQEMEDNQYVVQLKAVFPHGGGFVLAFEFMLSDLAEVVRHAQRPLAQAQVKSYLQMLLKGVAFCHANNIVHRDLKPANLLISASGQLKIADFGLARVFSPDGSRLYTHQVATRWYRAPELLYGARQYDQGVDLWSVGCIMGELLNGSPLFPGKNDIEQLCYVLRILGTPNPQVWPELTELPDYNKISFKEQVPMPLEEVLPDVSPQALDLLGQFLLYPPHQRIAASKALLHQYFFTAPLPAHPSELPIPQRLGGPAPKAHPGPPHIHDFHVDRPLEESLLNPELIRPFILEG, from the exons ATGGACCAGTACTGCATCCTGGGCCGCATCGGGGAGGGCGCCCACGGCATCGTCTTCAAGGCCAAGCACGTGGAG CCGAGGGTGGGCTGGCAGTGTCTGCCTTCTATCCTGCAGACTGGCGAGATAGTTGCCCTCAAGAAGGTGGCCCTAAGGCGGTTGGAGGACGGCTTCCCTAACCAGGCCCTGCGGGAGATTAAGGCTCTGCAGGAGATGGAGGACAATCAGTAT GTGGTACAACTGAAGGCTGTGTTCCCACACGGTGGAGGCTTTGTGCTGGCCTTTGAGTTCATGCTGTCGGATCTGGCCGAGGTGGTGCGCCATGCCCAGAGGCCACTAGCCCAGGCACAGGTCAAGAGCTACCTGCAGATGCTGCTCAAGGGTGTCGCCTTCTGCCATGCCAACAACATTGTACATCGG GACCTGAAACCTGCCAACCTGCTCATCAGCGCCTCAGGCCAGCTCAAGATAGCGGACTTTGGCCTGGCTCGAGTCTTTTCCCCAGACGGCAGCCGCCTCTACACACACCAGGTGGCCACCAG GTGGTACCGAGCCCCCGAGCTCCTGTATGGTGCCCGCCAGTATGACCAGGGCGTCGATCTGTG GTCTGTGGGCTGCATCATGGGGGAGCTGTTGAATGGGTCCCCCCTTTTCCCGGGCAAGAACGATATTGAACAGCTTTGCTATGTGCTTCGCATCTTGGGCACCCCAAACCCTCAAGTCTGGCCG GAGCTCACTGAGCTGCCGGACTACAACAAGATCTCCTTTAAGGAGCAGGTGCCCATGCCCCTGGAGGAGGTGCTGCCTGACGTCTCTCCCCAggcattggatctgctgggtcaatTCCTTCTCTACCCTCCTCACCAGCGCATCGCAGCTTCCAAG GCTCTCCTCCATCAGTACTTCTTCACAGCTCCCCTGCCTGCCCATCCATCTGAGCTGCCGATTCCTCAGCGTCTAGGGGGACCTGCCCCCAAGGCCCATCCAGGGCCCCCCCACATCCATGACTTCCACGTGGACCGGCCTCTTGAGGAGTCGCTGTTGAACCCAGAGCTGATTCGGCCCTTCATCCTGGAGGGGTGA
- the CDK20 gene encoding cyclin-dependent kinase 20 isoform 1 (isoform 1 is encoded by transcript variant 1), with amino-acid sequence MDQYCILGRIGEGAHGIVFKAKHVEPRVGWQCLPSILQTGEIVALKKVALRRLEDGFPNQALREIKALQEMEDNQYVVQLKAVFPHGGGFVLAFEFMLSDLAEVVRHAQRPLAQAQVKSYLQMLLKGVAFCHANNIVHRDLKPANLLISASGQLKIADFGLARVFSPDGSRLYTHQVATRSVGCIMGELLNGSPLFPGKNDIEQLCYVLRILGTPNPQVWPELTELPDYNKISFKEQVPMPLEEVLPDVSPQALDLLGQFLLYPPHQRIAASKALLHQYFFTAPLPAHPSELPIPQRLGGPAPKAHPGPPHIHDFHVDRPLEESLLNPELIRPFILEG; translated from the exons ATGGACCAGTACTGCATCCTGGGCCGCATCGGGGAGGGCGCCCACGGCATCGTCTTCAAGGCCAAGCACGTGGAG CCGAGGGTGGGCTGGCAGTGTCTGCCTTCTATCCTGCAGACTGGCGAGATAGTTGCCCTCAAGAAGGTGGCCCTAAGGCGGTTGGAGGACGGCTTCCCTAACCAGGCCCTGCGGGAGATTAAGGCTCTGCAGGAGATGGAGGACAATCAGTAT GTGGTACAACTGAAGGCTGTGTTCCCACACGGTGGAGGCTTTGTGCTGGCCTTTGAGTTCATGCTGTCGGATCTGGCCGAGGTGGTGCGCCATGCCCAGAGGCCACTAGCCCAGGCACAGGTCAAGAGCTACCTGCAGATGCTGCTCAAGGGTGTCGCCTTCTGCCATGCCAACAACATTGTACATCGG GACCTGAAACCTGCCAACCTGCTCATCAGCGCCTCAGGCCAGCTCAAGATAGCGGACTTTGGCCTGGCTCGAGTCTTTTCCCCAGACGGCAGCCGCCTCTACACACACCAGGTGGCCACCAG GTCTGTGGGCTGCATCATGGGGGAGCTGTTGAATGGGTCCCCCCTTTTCCCGGGCAAGAACGATATTGAACAGCTTTGCTATGTGCTTCGCATCTTGGGCACCCCAAACCCTCAAGTCTGGCCG GAGCTCACTGAGCTGCCGGACTACAACAAGATCTCCTTTAAGGAGCAGGTGCCCATGCCCCTGGAGGAGGTGCTGCCTGACGTCTCTCCCCAggcattggatctgctgggtcaatTCCTTCTCTACCCTCCTCACCAGCGCATCGCAGCTTCCAAG GCTCTCCTCCATCAGTACTTCTTCACAGCTCCCCTGCCTGCCCATCCATCTGAGCTGCCGATTCCTCAGCGTCTAGGGGGACCTGCCCCCAAGGCCCATCCAGGGCCCCCCCACATCCATGACTTCCACGTGGACCGGCCTCTTGAGGAGTCGCTGTTGAACCCAGAGCTGATTCGGCCCTTCATCCTGGAGGGGTGA
- the CDK20 gene encoding cyclin-dependent kinase 20 isoform X1, with protein sequence MDQYCILGRIGEGAHGIVFKAKHVEPRVGWQCLPSILQTGEIVALKKVALRRLEDGFPNQALREIKALQEMEDNQYVVQLKAVFPHGGGFVLAFEFMLSDLAEVVRHAQRPLAQAQVKSYLQMLLKGVAFCHANNIVHRDLKPANLLISASGQLKIADFGLARVFSPDGSRLYTHQVATSPLPRRWYRAPELLYGARQYDQGVDLWSVGCIMGELLNGSPLFPGKNDIEQLCYVLRILGTPNPQVWPELTELPDYNKISFKEQVPMPLEEVLPDVSPQALDLLGQFLLYPPHQRIAASKALLHQYFFTAPLPAHPSELPIPQRLGGPAPKAHPGPPHIHDFHVDRPLEESLLNPELIRPFILEG encoded by the exons ATGGACCAGTACTGCATCCTGGGCCGCATCGGGGAGGGCGCCCACGGCATCGTCTTCAAGGCCAAGCACGTGGAG CCGAGGGTGGGCTGGCAGTGTCTGCCTTCTATCCTGCAGACTGGCGAGATAGTTGCCCTCAAGAAGGTGGCCCTAAGGCGGTTGGAGGACGGCTTCCCTAACCAGGCCCTGCGGGAGATTAAGGCTCTGCAGGAGATGGAGGACAATCAGTAT GTGGTACAACTGAAGGCTGTGTTCCCACACGGTGGAGGCTTTGTGCTGGCCTTTGAGTTCATGCTGTCGGATCTGGCCGAGGTGGTGCGCCATGCCCAGAGGCCACTAGCCCAGGCACAGGTCAAGAGCTACCTGCAGATGCTGCTCAAGGGTGTCGCCTTCTGCCATGCCAACAACATTGTACATCGG GACCTGAAACCTGCCAACCTGCTCATCAGCGCCTCAGGCCAGCTCAAGATAGCGGACTTTGGCCTGGCTCGAGTCTTTTCCCCAGACGGCAGCCGCCTCTACACACACCAGGTGGCCACCAG CCCTCTTCCTCGCAGGTGGTACCGAGCCCCCGAGCTCCTGTATGGTGCCCGCCAGTATGACCAGGGCGTCGATCTGTG GTCTGTGGGCTGCATCATGGGGGAGCTGTTGAATGGGTCCCCCCTTTTCCCGGGCAAGAACGATATTGAACAGCTTTGCTATGTGCTTCGCATCTTGGGCACCCCAAACCCTCAAGTCTGGCCG GAGCTCACTGAGCTGCCGGACTACAACAAGATCTCCTTTAAGGAGCAGGTGCCCATGCCCCTGGAGGAGGTGCTGCCTGACGTCTCTCCCCAggcattggatctgctgggtcaatTCCTTCTCTACCCTCCTCACCAGCGCATCGCAGCTTCCAAG GCTCTCCTCCATCAGTACTTCTTCACAGCTCCCCTGCCTGCCCATCCATCTGAGCTGCCGATTCCTCAGCGTCTAGGGGGACCTGCCCCCAAGGCCCATCCAGGGCCCCCCCACATCCATGACTTCCACGTGGACCGGCCTCTTGAGGAGTCGCTGTTGAACCCAGAGCTGATTCGGCCCTTCATCCTGGAGGGGTGA
- the CDK20 gene encoding cyclin-dependent kinase 20 isoform X3 produces the protein MDQYCILGRIGEGAHGIVFKAKHVETGEIVALKKVALRRLEDGFPNQALREIKALQEMEDNQYVVQLKAVFPHGGGFVLAFEFMLSDLAEVVRHAQRPLAQAQVKSYLQMLLKGVAFCHANNIVHRDLKPANLLISASGQLKIADFGLARVFSPDGSRLYTHQVATSPLPRRWYRAPELLYGARQYDQGVDLWSVGCIMGELLNGSPLFPGKNDIEQLCYVLRILGTPNPQVWPELTELPDYNKISFKEQVPMPLEEVLPDVSPQALDLLGQFLLYPPHQRIAASKALLHQYFFTAPLPAHPSELPIPQRLGGPAPKAHPGPPHIHDFHVDRPLEESLLNPELIRPFILEG, from the exons ATGGACCAGTACTGCATCCTGGGCCGCATCGGGGAGGGCGCCCACGGCATCGTCTTCAAGGCCAAGCACGTGGAG ACTGGCGAGATAGTTGCCCTCAAGAAGGTGGCCCTAAGGCGGTTGGAGGACGGCTTCCCTAACCAGGCCCTGCGGGAGATTAAGGCTCTGCAGGAGATGGAGGACAATCAGTAT GTGGTACAACTGAAGGCTGTGTTCCCACACGGTGGAGGCTTTGTGCTGGCCTTTGAGTTCATGCTGTCGGATCTGGCCGAGGTGGTGCGCCATGCCCAGAGGCCACTAGCCCAGGCACAGGTCAAGAGCTACCTGCAGATGCTGCTCAAGGGTGTCGCCTTCTGCCATGCCAACAACATTGTACATCGG GACCTGAAACCTGCCAACCTGCTCATCAGCGCCTCAGGCCAGCTCAAGATAGCGGACTTTGGCCTGGCTCGAGTCTTTTCCCCAGACGGCAGCCGCCTCTACACACACCAGGTGGCCACCAG CCCTCTTCCTCGCAGGTGGTACCGAGCCCCCGAGCTCCTGTATGGTGCCCGCCAGTATGACCAGGGCGTCGATCTGTG GTCTGTGGGCTGCATCATGGGGGAGCTGTTGAATGGGTCCCCCCTTTTCCCGGGCAAGAACGATATTGAACAGCTTTGCTATGTGCTTCGCATCTTGGGCACCCCAAACCCTCAAGTCTGGCCG GAGCTCACTGAGCTGCCGGACTACAACAAGATCTCCTTTAAGGAGCAGGTGCCCATGCCCCTGGAGGAGGTGCTGCCTGACGTCTCTCCCCAggcattggatctgctgggtcaatTCCTTCTCTACCCTCCTCACCAGCGCATCGCAGCTTCCAAG GCTCTCCTCCATCAGTACTTCTTCACAGCTCCCCTGCCTGCCCATCCATCTGAGCTGCCGATTCCTCAGCGTCTAGGGGGACCTGCCCCCAAGGCCCATCCAGGGCCCCCCCACATCCATGACTTCCACGTGGACCGGCCTCTTGAGGAGTCGCTGTTGAACCCAGAGCTGATTCGGCCCTTCATCCTGGAGGGGTGA
- the CDK20 gene encoding cyclin-dependent kinase 20 isoform X7: MDQYCILGRIGEGAHGIVFKAKHVEPRVGWQCLPSILQTGEIVALKKVALRRLEDGFPNQALREIKALQEMEDNQYVVQLKAVFPHGGGFVLAFEFMLSDLAEVVRHAQRPLAQAQVKSYLQMLLKGVAFCHANNIVHRDLKPANLLISASGQLKIADFGLARVFSPDGSRLYTHQVATRSSLSCRTTTRSPLRSRCPCPWRRCCLTSLPRHWICWVNSFSTLLTSASQLPRCRMLGCHHLMTLPAVVPCAHSSPAPGALLHQYFFTAPLPAHPSELPIPQRLGGPAPKAHPGPPHIHDFHVDRPLEESLLNPELIRPFILEG, encoded by the exons ATGGACCAGTACTGCATCCTGGGCCGCATCGGGGAGGGCGCCCACGGCATCGTCTTCAAGGCCAAGCACGTGGAG CCGAGGGTGGGCTGGCAGTGTCTGCCTTCTATCCTGCAGACTGGCGAGATAGTTGCCCTCAAGAAGGTGGCCCTAAGGCGGTTGGAGGACGGCTTCCCTAACCAGGCCCTGCGGGAGATTAAGGCTCTGCAGGAGATGGAGGACAATCAGTAT GTGGTACAACTGAAGGCTGTGTTCCCACACGGTGGAGGCTTTGTGCTGGCCTTTGAGTTCATGCTGTCGGATCTGGCCGAGGTGGTGCGCCATGCCCAGAGGCCACTAGCCCAGGCACAGGTCAAGAGCTACCTGCAGATGCTGCTCAAGGGTGTCGCCTTCTGCCATGCCAACAACATTGTACATCGG GACCTGAAACCTGCCAACCTGCTCATCAGCGCCTCAGGCCAGCTCAAGATAGCGGACTTTGGCCTGGCTCGAGTCTTTTCCCCAGACGGCAGCCGCCTCTACACACACCAGGTGGCCACCAG GAGCTCACTGAGCTGCCGGACTACAACAAGATCTCCTTTAAGGAGCAGGTGCCCATGCCCCTGGAGGAGGTGCTGCCTGACGTCTCTCCCCAggcattggatctgctgggtcaatTCCTTCTCTACCCTCCTCACCAGCGCATCGCAGCTTCCAAG ATGTCGTATGCTTGGGTGCCATCACCTCATGACGCTGCCTGCTGTTGTGCCCTGTGCTCACTCCTCTCCAGCCCCAGGG GCTCTCCTCCATCAGTACTTCTTCACAGCTCCCCTGCCTGCCCATCCATCTGAGCTGCCGATTCCTCAGCGTCTAGGGGGACCTGCCCCCAAGGCCCATCCAGGGCCCCCCCACATCCATGACTTCCACGTGGACCGGCCTCTTGAGGAGTCGCTGTTGAACCCAGAGCTGATTCGGCCCTTCATCCTGGAGGGGTGA
- the CDK20 gene encoding cyclin-dependent kinase 20 isoform 4 (isoform 4 is encoded by transcript variant 4) yields the protein MDQYCILGRIGEGAHGIVFKAKHVETGEIVALKKVALRRLEDGFPNQALREIKALQEMEDNQYVVQLKAVFPHGGGFVLAFEFMLSDLAEVVRHAQRPLAQAQVKSYLQMLLKGVAFCHANNIVHRDLKPANLLISASGQLKIADFGLARVFSPDGSRLYTHQVATRSVGCIMGELLNGSPLFPGKNDIEQLCYVLRILGTPNPQVWPELTELPDYNKISFKEQVPMPLEEVLPDVSPQALDLLGQFLLYPPHQRIAASKLPCLPIHLSCRFLSV from the exons ATGGACCAGTACTGCATCCTGGGCCGCATCGGGGAGGGCGCCCACGGCATCGTCTTCAAGGCCAAGCACGTGGAG ACTGGCGAGATAGTTGCCCTCAAGAAGGTGGCCCTAAGGCGGTTGGAGGACGGCTTCCCTAACCAGGCCCTGCGGGAGATTAAGGCTCTGCAGGAGATGGAGGACAATCAGTAT GTGGTACAACTGAAGGCTGTGTTCCCACACGGTGGAGGCTTTGTGCTGGCCTTTGAGTTCATGCTGTCGGATCTGGCCGAGGTGGTGCGCCATGCCCAGAGGCCACTAGCCCAGGCACAGGTCAAGAGCTACCTGCAGATGCTGCTCAAGGGTGTCGCCTTCTGCCATGCCAACAACATTGTACATCGG GACCTGAAACCTGCCAACCTGCTCATCAGCGCCTCAGGCCAGCTCAAGATAGCGGACTTTGGCCTGGCTCGAGTCTTTTCCCCAGACGGCAGCCGCCTCTACACACACCAGGTGGCCACCAG GTCTGTGGGCTGCATCATGGGGGAGCTGTTGAATGGGTCCCCCCTTTTCCCGGGCAAGAACGATATTGAACAGCTTTGCTATGTGCTTCGCATCTTGGGCACCCCAAACCCTCAAGTCTGGCCG GAGCTCACTGAGCTGCCGGACTACAACAAGATCTCCTTTAAGGAGCAGGTGCCCATGCCCCTGGAGGAGGTGCTGCCTGACGTCTCTCCCCAggcattggatctgctgggtcaatTCCTTCTCTACCCTCCTCACCAGCGCATCGCAGCTTCCAAG CTCCCCTGCCTGCCCATCCATCTGAGCTGCCGATTCCTCAGCGTCTAG
- the CDK20 gene encoding cyclin-dependent kinase 20 isoform X8, producing MDQYCILGRIGEGAHGIVFKAKHVETGEIVALKKVALRRLEDGFPNQALREIKALQEMEDNQYVVQLKAVFPHGGGFVLAFEFMLSDLAEVVRHAQRPLAQAQVKSYLQMLLKGVAFCHANNIVHRDLKPANLLISASGQLKIADFGLARVFSPDGSRLYTHQVATRSSLSCRTTTRSPLRSRCPCPWRRCCLTSLPRHWICWVNSFSTLLTSASQLPRCRMLGCHHLMTLPAVVPCAHSSPAPGALLHQYFFTAPLPAHPSELPIPQRLGGPAPKAHPGPPHIHDFHVDRPLEESLLNPELIRPFILEG from the exons ATGGACCAGTACTGCATCCTGGGCCGCATCGGGGAGGGCGCCCACGGCATCGTCTTCAAGGCCAAGCACGTGGAG ACTGGCGAGATAGTTGCCCTCAAGAAGGTGGCCCTAAGGCGGTTGGAGGACGGCTTCCCTAACCAGGCCCTGCGGGAGATTAAGGCTCTGCAGGAGATGGAGGACAATCAGTAT GTGGTACAACTGAAGGCTGTGTTCCCACACGGTGGAGGCTTTGTGCTGGCCTTTGAGTTCATGCTGTCGGATCTGGCCGAGGTGGTGCGCCATGCCCAGAGGCCACTAGCCCAGGCACAGGTCAAGAGCTACCTGCAGATGCTGCTCAAGGGTGTCGCCTTCTGCCATGCCAACAACATTGTACATCGG GACCTGAAACCTGCCAACCTGCTCATCAGCGCCTCAGGCCAGCTCAAGATAGCGGACTTTGGCCTGGCTCGAGTCTTTTCCCCAGACGGCAGCCGCCTCTACACACACCAGGTGGCCACCAG GAGCTCACTGAGCTGCCGGACTACAACAAGATCTCCTTTAAGGAGCAGGTGCCCATGCCCCTGGAGGAGGTGCTGCCTGACGTCTCTCCCCAggcattggatctgctgggtcaatTCCTTCTCTACCCTCCTCACCAGCGCATCGCAGCTTCCAAG ATGTCGTATGCTTGGGTGCCATCACCTCATGACGCTGCCTGCTGTTGTGCCCTGTGCTCACTCCTCTCCAGCCCCAGGG GCTCTCCTCCATCAGTACTTCTTCACAGCTCCCCTGCCTGCCCATCCATCTGAGCTGCCGATTCCTCAGCGTCTAGGGGGACCTGCCCCCAAGGCCCATCCAGGGCCCCCCCACATCCATGACTTCCACGTGGACCGGCCTCTTGAGGAGTCGCTGTTGAACCCAGAGCTGATTCGGCCCTTCATCCTGGAGGGGTGA
- the CDK20 gene encoding cyclin-dependent kinase 20 isoform X10 — protein sequence MDQYCILGRIGEGAHGIVFKAKHVEPRVGWQCLPSILQTGEIVALKKVALRRLEDGFPNQALREIKALQEMEDNQYVVQLKAVFPHGGGFVLAFEFMLSDLAEVVRHAQRPLAQAQVKSYLQMLLKGVAFCHANNIVHRDLKPANLLISASGQLKIADFGLARVFSPDGSRLYTHQVATRSSLSCRTTTRSPLRSRCPCPWRRCCLTSLPRHWICWVNSFSTLLTSASQLPRLSSISTSSQLPCLPIHLSCRFLSV from the exons ATGGACCAGTACTGCATCCTGGGCCGCATCGGGGAGGGCGCCCACGGCATCGTCTTCAAGGCCAAGCACGTGGAG CCGAGGGTGGGCTGGCAGTGTCTGCCTTCTATCCTGCAGACTGGCGAGATAGTTGCCCTCAAGAAGGTGGCCCTAAGGCGGTTGGAGGACGGCTTCCCTAACCAGGCCCTGCGGGAGATTAAGGCTCTGCAGGAGATGGAGGACAATCAGTAT GTGGTACAACTGAAGGCTGTGTTCCCACACGGTGGAGGCTTTGTGCTGGCCTTTGAGTTCATGCTGTCGGATCTGGCCGAGGTGGTGCGCCATGCCCAGAGGCCACTAGCCCAGGCACAGGTCAAGAGCTACCTGCAGATGCTGCTCAAGGGTGTCGCCTTCTGCCATGCCAACAACATTGTACATCGG GACCTGAAACCTGCCAACCTGCTCATCAGCGCCTCAGGCCAGCTCAAGATAGCGGACTTTGGCCTGGCTCGAGTCTTTTCCCCAGACGGCAGCCGCCTCTACACACACCAGGTGGCCACCAG GAGCTCACTGAGCTGCCGGACTACAACAAGATCTCCTTTAAGGAGCAGGTGCCCATGCCCCTGGAGGAGGTGCTGCCTGACGTCTCTCCCCAggcattggatctgctgggtcaatTCCTTCTCTACCCTCCTCACCAGCGCATCGCAGCTTCCAAG GCTCTCCTCCATCAGTACTTCTTCACAGCTCCCCTGCCTGCCCATCCATCTGAGCTGCCGATTCCTCAGCGTCTAG